One genomic segment of Protaetiibacter intestinalis includes these proteins:
- a CDS encoding helix-turn-helix domain-containing protein has product MAPAEPDDEGRIHCRLDELLEERGMTLTRLSELVGVSLVNLSVLKNDRARAIRFSTLTAICDALDCQPGDLLSLR; this is encoded by the coding sequence ATGGCGCCGGCCGAACCCGACGACGAGGGCCGCATCCACTGCCGGCTCGACGAGCTGCTCGAGGAGCGGGGGATGACGCTGACACGGCTGTCGGAGCTGGTGGGGGTGAGCCTCGTGAACCTCTCGGTGCTCAAGAACGACCGGGCCCGCGCCATCCGCTTCTCGACCCTGACCGCGATCTGCGACGCCCTCGACTGCCAGCCCGGCGACCTGCTCAGTCTGCGCTGA
- a CDS encoding cation:proton antiporter → MEFVVLLIALMFGTVLLAGIGERIRLPYPVLVLIAAAAAAWLPFMPELHIEPDLILPLFLPPLLFAVAQRSSWGVFRLRWKTLVLMAVLLVALTALAVAGVAWYLMPVLSFPAAIALGAIVAPPDPVAVEAVAGKVRMPRRLMTMLQTEGLFNDAMAIVIFQTAVSAALSGGEVGWSLVPAFLAGAAGAVILGFLMAWLVGAINHIVPNRVARTAITLVGPYAVFMLAEQLHFSGVVAVVVTAVELVRRDRPQDSQERLTRASFWEVVELITTGVAFGLVGIEMRYVIEDEGANLFGWIPAILAICVVVVLVRLLWVGALLGGGRRVEGVADVRRSSATSRLKDIVLVTWCGMRGLATLALALALPTAVPGRNFMLATACAVLFVTLVIPGLTLPALMRILKPEDDHVLVESEERQIALRAERAAATAIQSSAHIAELDPELVERARRRISGLHSLLEHDDDVVDETYEAKQRAQVHAIEAMLREALAAARREVLSMRAERGVDPEAVNAVLRRLDLRTVSLDGQQH, encoded by the coding sequence ATGGAATTCGTCGTGCTGCTCATCGCCCTGATGTTCGGCACGGTGCTGCTCGCGGGGATCGGCGAGCGCATCCGGCTCCCGTATCCGGTGCTCGTGCTCATCGCCGCCGCGGCCGCCGCCTGGCTGCCGTTCATGCCCGAGCTGCACATCGAACCGGACCTGATCCTGCCGCTGTTCCTGCCGCCGCTGCTGTTCGCGGTCGCGCAGCGCAGCTCGTGGGGCGTGTTCCGGCTGCGGTGGAAGACGCTCGTGCTCATGGCGGTGCTGCTCGTCGCCCTCACCGCCCTCGCCGTCGCGGGTGTCGCCTGGTACCTCATGCCGGTGCTGTCGTTCCCGGCCGCCATCGCGCTCGGCGCGATCGTCGCCCCGCCCGACCCGGTCGCGGTGGAGGCGGTGGCCGGCAAGGTGCGGATGCCGCGCCGGCTCATGACGATGCTGCAGACCGAGGGCCTCTTCAACGACGCGATGGCCATCGTCATCTTCCAGACCGCGGTGTCGGCGGCGCTCTCCGGCGGCGAGGTCGGCTGGAGCCTCGTGCCGGCGTTCCTCGCGGGTGCGGCGGGCGCCGTCATCCTCGGCTTCCTCATGGCGTGGCTCGTCGGTGCGATCAACCACATCGTGCCGAACCGGGTCGCCCGCACCGCCATCACCCTGGTCGGTCCGTACGCGGTGTTCATGCTCGCCGAGCAGCTGCACTTCTCGGGCGTCGTCGCGGTCGTCGTGACCGCCGTCGAGCTCGTGCGCCGCGACCGCCCGCAGGACTCGCAGGAGCGGCTCACCCGCGCCTCCTTCTGGGAGGTGGTCGAGCTGATCACGACGGGTGTCGCGTTCGGTCTCGTCGGCATCGAGATGCGCTACGTCATCGAGGACGAGGGCGCGAACCTGTTCGGCTGGATCCCGGCGATCCTCGCCATCTGCGTCGTGGTCGTGCTCGTGCGGCTGCTGTGGGTCGGGGCGCTGCTCGGCGGCGGCAGGCGCGTCGAGGGCGTGGCCGACGTCCGCCGGTCGAGCGCGACGTCGCGGCTCAAGGACATCGTGCTCGTCACCTGGTGCGGGATGCGCGGCCTCGCGACCCTCGCGCTCGCACTCGCGCTCCCGACCGCGGTGCCGGGCCGCAACTTCATGCTCGCGACGGCCTGCGCGGTGCTCTTCGTGACCCTCGTCATCCCGGGGCTCACGCTTCCGGCCCTCATGCGCATCCTGAAGCCGGAGGACGACCACGTGCTCGTCGAGAGCGAGGAGCGTCAGATCGCCCTGCGCGCCGAGCGGGCGGCGGCGACCGCCATCCAGTCCTCGGCCCACATCGCCGAGCTCGACCCCGAGCTCGTCGAGCGGGCCCGCCGCCGCATCAGCGGCCTGCATTCGCTGCTCGAGCACGACGACGACGTCGTCGACGAGACGTACGAGGCGAAGCAGCGCGCCCAGGTGCATGCGATCGAGGCGATGCTGCGGGAGGCGCTCGCTGCGGCGCGGCGCGAGGTGCTGAGCATGCGCGCCGAGCGCGGCGTCGACCCGGAGGCCGTCAACGCGGTGCTGCGGCGCCTCGATCTGCGCACCGTCTCGCTCGACGGCCAGCAGCACTGA
- a CDS encoding pirin family protein, with product MSNLERDPQELVCVVDPEADAGTVEVLEPREVPLGGPRALMVRRTLPQRRRSLVGAWCFVDSYGPTPAPRAGVMDTPPHPHTGLQTVSWLYEGQIEHRDSTGAHQLIDPGAVNLMTAGRGIQHSEVSTTAAATLHGVQLWTALPDASRGVAPFFEHHVAELATVGEGTLRVFVGSWLGITSPVTAYTPLVAAELALPAGASVVLPADPGFEYGLVVDHEPARLNGTTVPAHHLGVVGTGTDALRIETFDGPLRVLVIGGTPLEEPIVMWWNFVGRSHDEIVAFRGAWQHEVIADADPAGRFGRVAGYDGPPLPAPELPNVRLRPRESASG from the coding sequence ATGAGCAACCTCGAGCGGGATCCGCAGGAGCTCGTCTGCGTCGTGGACCCGGAGGCGGATGCGGGCACCGTCGAGGTGCTCGAGCCGCGGGAGGTGCCGCTCGGCGGACCGCGCGCGCTCATGGTGCGCCGCACCCTGCCGCAGCGCAGGCGCTCGCTCGTCGGCGCCTGGTGCTTCGTCGACTCCTACGGCCCCACCCCGGCCCCGCGCGCCGGCGTCATGGACACGCCCCCGCATCCGCACACCGGGCTGCAGACGGTGAGCTGGCTCTACGAGGGCCAGATCGAGCACCGCGACTCCACGGGCGCGCACCAGCTCATCGACCCGGGCGCCGTGAACCTCATGACGGCCGGGCGCGGCATCCAGCACTCCGAGGTGTCGACGACGGCGGCGGCCACCCTGCACGGCGTGCAGCTGTGGACGGCGCTGCCCGACGCCTCACGCGGGGTCGCCCCGTTCTTCGAGCACCACGTGGCCGAGCTCGCGACGGTCGGCGAGGGCACGCTGCGGGTGTTCGTGGGCTCGTGGCTCGGCATCACCTCGCCCGTCACCGCCTACACCCCGCTCGTCGCGGCCGAACTCGCGCTGCCGGCCGGGGCATCCGTCGTGCTGCCCGCCGACCCGGGCTTCGAGTACGGCCTCGTCGTCGACCACGAGCCCGCGCGGCTGAACGGCACGACGGTGCCCGCCCACCACCTCGGGGTCGTCGGCACGGGCACGGATGCGCTGCGCATCGAGACGTTCGACGGCCCGCTGCGGGTGCTCGTCATCGGCGGCACCCCGCTCGAGGAGCCGATCGTCATGTGGTGGAACTTCGTGGGCCGCAGCCACGACGAGATCGTGGCGTTCCGCGGCGCGTGGCAGCACGAGGTGATCGCGGATGCCGACCCCGCCGGCCGCTTCGGCCGCGTCGCGGGCTACGACGGCCCGCCCCTCCCGGCCCCCGAGCTCCCGAACGTGCGTCTGCGCCCCCGCGAGTCCGCATCCGGCTGA
- the lysS gene encoding lysine--tRNA ligase → MTEQNTPLELTGEEIAEQKAVRLAKRERLLAEGDEAYPVRLPITATIPELRARYGELEADAATGVEVGVAGRVVHLRNTGKLCFAALQSGDGSRIQAMVSLAEVGEESLQRWKELVDLGDHLFVRGEVISSRRGELSILAKEWRIAAKAILPLPNLHSELSEETRVRQRYLDLIVREQARNTVVARAKAVASLRATFASHDFLEVETPMLQTMHGGAAARPFVTHSNAFDTELFLRIAPELFLKRAAVGGIDRVFEINRNFRNEGADSTHSPEFAMLEAYQAYGDYHTIADLTQELIQNAAVAVSGSHVVTWADGTEFDLGGDWARLSMYESLSERSGIRITPETPLAELAALAAREGVEVKLPTHGKYVEELWEHFVKGELEHPTFVMDFPVDTSPLVRDKPGAPGIVEKWDLYVRGFELATGYSELVDPVIQRERFIEQAKLADRGDDEAMRLDEEFLRAMEHGMPPMGGMGMGIDRLLMAITGLGIRETILFPLVK, encoded by the coding sequence GTGACCGAGCAGAACACCCCCCTCGAACTGACCGGCGAGGAGATCGCCGAGCAGAAGGCCGTGCGGCTCGCCAAGCGCGAGCGCCTCCTCGCCGAGGGCGACGAGGCCTACCCGGTTCGACTGCCGATCACCGCCACCATCCCCGAGCTGCGCGCGCGGTACGGCGAGCTCGAGGCGGATGCCGCCACGGGCGTCGAGGTCGGGGTCGCCGGCCGCGTCGTGCACCTGCGCAACACCGGCAAGCTCTGCTTCGCGGCGCTGCAGTCGGGCGACGGCTCCCGCATCCAGGCCATGGTGTCGCTCGCCGAGGTGGGCGAGGAGTCCCTGCAGCGCTGGAAGGAGCTCGTCGACCTCGGCGACCACCTGTTCGTGCGCGGCGAGGTGATCTCGTCCCGCCGCGGCGAGCTCTCGATCCTGGCCAAGGAGTGGAGGATCGCGGCGAAGGCGATCCTCCCGCTGCCGAACCTGCACTCGGAGCTCTCCGAGGAGACCCGGGTGCGTCAGCGCTACCTCGACCTCATCGTGCGCGAGCAGGCGCGGAACACCGTCGTCGCGCGTGCGAAGGCGGTCGCGTCGCTGCGGGCCACCTTCGCCTCCCACGACTTCCTCGAGGTCGAGACGCCCATGCTGCAGACGATGCACGGAGGAGCCGCGGCGCGCCCCTTCGTCACGCACTCGAACGCCTTCGACACCGAGCTGTTCCTGCGCATCGCGCCCGAGCTGTTCCTCAAGCGCGCCGCCGTCGGCGGCATCGACCGCGTCTTCGAGATCAACCGCAACTTCCGCAACGAGGGGGCCGACTCCACCCACAGCCCCGAGTTCGCGATGCTCGAGGCGTACCAGGCCTACGGCGACTACCACACGATCGCCGACCTCACCCAGGAGCTCATCCAGAACGCGGCCGTGGCGGTATCCGGATCGCACGTCGTCACCTGGGCGGACGGCACCGAGTTCGACCTCGGCGGCGACTGGGCCCGCCTGTCGATGTACGAGTCGCTCTCGGAGCGGAGCGGCATCCGCATCACCCCCGAGACCCCGCTCGCCGAGCTCGCCGCGCTCGCCGCCCGCGAGGGCGTCGAGGTGAAGCTGCCCACCCACGGCAAGTACGTCGAGGAGCTGTGGGAGCACTTCGTGAAGGGCGAGCTCGAGCACCCCACCTTCGTCATGGACTTCCCCGTCGACACCTCGCCGCTCGTGCGCGACAAGCCGGGCGCCCCCGGCATCGTCGAGAAGTGGGACCTCTACGTGCGCGGCTTCGAGCTCGCCACCGGCTACTCCGAACTCGTCGACCCCGTCATCCAGCGCGAGCGCTTCATCGAGCAGGCGAAGCTCGCCGACCGCGGCGACGACGAGGCCATGCGCCTCGACGAGGAGTTCCTGCGGGCGATGGAGCACGGCATGCCGCCCATGGGCGGCATGGGCATGGGCATCGACCGACTGCTCATGGCGATCACCGGCCTCGGCATCCGCGAGACGATCCTCTTCCCCCTCGTGAAGTAG
- the panC gene encoding pantoate--beta-alanine ligase gives MTQPAVVTTIAELRTLLDGRRTALVPTMGALHAGHLALVDEAASLADTVVVSIFVNPLQFGPEEDLERYPRDLEADLAALEGHGVAYVFAPDVAEMYPDGKPRITVRGGTVGELYEGRSRPGHFDGMLTVVAKLLGIVRPAFALFGQKDAQQLWLVQRMVKDLDIATRIVPVETVREADGLALSSRNRYLSAEERRAAPVLHRALEAAASAGDRGIDAVIAAAQSVLMGEELVAVDYLKVVDPRTFQSVPDDYRGPARVLIAAQVGPARLIDNDDLYLN, from the coding sequence GTGACCCAGCCCGCCGTCGTGACCACGATCGCCGAGTTGCGCACCCTGCTCGACGGGCGGCGCACGGCGCTCGTGCCGACGATGGGCGCCCTGCACGCGGGGCACCTCGCGCTCGTCGACGAGGCCGCATCCCTCGCCGACACGGTCGTCGTGTCGATCTTCGTGAACCCCCTGCAGTTCGGTCCCGAGGAGGACCTCGAACGCTACCCGCGCGACCTCGAGGCCGACCTCGCCGCGCTCGAGGGCCACGGCGTCGCGTACGTGTTCGCGCCCGACGTCGCCGAGATGTACCCGGACGGCAAGCCCCGCATCACGGTGCGCGGCGGCACCGTCGGCGAGCTCTACGAGGGCCGCAGCCGGCCCGGGCACTTCGACGGGATGCTGACCGTCGTCGCGAAACTGCTCGGCATCGTGCGCCCCGCGTTCGCGCTCTTCGGGCAGAAGGACGCCCAGCAGCTCTGGCTCGTGCAGCGCATGGTCAAGGACCTCGACATCGCGACGAGGATCGTGCCCGTCGAGACGGTGCGCGAGGCGGACGGCCTCGCCCTCTCGAGTCGCAACCGCTACCTCTCGGCCGAGGAGCGCCGGGCCGCCCCCGTGCTGCACCGCGCGCTCGAGGCGGCGGCATCCGCGGGCGACCGGGGCATCGACGCCGTCATCGCGGCCGCCCAGTCGGTGCTCATGGGGGAGGAGCTCGTGGCGGTCGACTACCTTAAAGTGGTCGACCCGCGCACCTTCCAGTCGGTGCCCGACGACTACCGCGGCCCCGCGCGCGTGCTCATCGCCGCGCAGGTCGGGCCCGCCCGCCTCATCGACAACGACGACCTCTACCTGAACTGA
- a CDS encoding Rossmann-like and DUF2520 domain-containing protein: MTSRDGRLGVGVIGGGRVGPVLGAALGGAGHAIVGVATVSDGGRDRVDALLPGVPVLTVPELVERSELVLLAVPDEELPDLVAGLAAVGAWQPGQLVVHTAPGHGTAVLQPALAAGAIPLAIHPAMAFTGTSIDLARLQECWCAVTAPAPVLPIAQALVVELGAEPVVVAEADRAAYGAVIASARSFAADAVAGFVRELREAGVDEPTRLLGPLIRSAVENALAQ; the protein is encoded by the coding sequence GTGACGAGCCGCGACGGGCGCCTCGGCGTCGGGGTGATCGGCGGCGGCCGGGTGGGGCCCGTGCTGGGCGCCGCGCTCGGCGGAGCCGGCCACGCGATCGTCGGCGTCGCCACGGTCTCCGACGGGGGGCGCGACCGCGTCGACGCGCTGCTGCCCGGCGTGCCCGTGCTCACCGTCCCCGAGCTCGTCGAGCGCAGCGAGCTCGTGCTGCTCGCCGTGCCCGACGAAGAGCTCCCGGACCTCGTGGCCGGGCTCGCCGCCGTCGGCGCGTGGCAGCCGGGCCAGCTCGTCGTGCACACCGCGCCCGGCCACGGCACGGCCGTGCTGCAGCCCGCGCTCGCCGCGGGCGCCATCCCGCTCGCCATCCACCCGGCGATGGCGTTCACCGGCACGAGCATCGACCTCGCACGCCTGCAGGAGTGCTGGTGCGCTGTCACCGCGCCCGCGCCCGTGCTGCCGATCGCCCAGGCGCTCGTCGTGGAGCTCGGCGCCGAACCGGTCGTCGTGGCGGAGGCCGACCGCGCCGCGTACGGTGCCGTGATCGCCTCGGCGCGCTCCTTCGCGGCGGATGCCGTGGCCGGCTTCGTGCGCGAGCTGCGGGAGGCGGGCGTCGACGAGCCGACCCGCCTGCTCGGCCCCCTCATCCGCTCGGCCGTCGAGAACGCGCTCGCGCAGTAG
- a CDS encoding PH domain-containing protein — MTQLADGEWHRLHPATPLLRGGIVFIAILGAVIANLRERIFELLVPGFDCPEEFCTEDPITIILERYLVIGLLVTLGVLLLIIALFWLSWRMHTFRVTDELVEVRSGVVFRSHRQARLDRIQGINIARPLFARIFGAARLEISAAGADANMQLAYLGGANADGLRVEILQRASGIQEAKRAAAAGDAAGEAVGEAGAPALAEVARARIAEFTAPELDPSIAPPESVVKMSAGRLVGSTMLSAMTFIMLAIAVAFIVVIPRTDAGPYLIFALLPIVFGYGSFLVNRVVKSLRYSIAATPHGVRVGFGLLSTSNETLPPGRIHAVQITQELLWRPFDWWTVRINLASHSSASGAAGQQSTTILPIGSRADVLRVLELVLPELVGDGTRELIEGGLAKARPDDGFTTSPRRGALLRWFSWRRNGFLLHPDAVILRRGAIWRSLTVVPTARTQSVAAHQGPLERALRLAKVRVHTVTGPVGASIGALDVADAAELFREVSAAGVVAIRADRSHRWGTA, encoded by the coding sequence GTGACGCAGCTCGCCGACGGCGAATGGCACCGCCTGCATCCGGCGACCCCGCTGCTGCGCGGCGGGATCGTGTTCATCGCGATCCTCGGCGCCGTCATCGCGAACCTGCGCGAGCGGATCTTCGAGCTGCTGGTACCCGGATTCGACTGCCCCGAGGAGTTCTGCACCGAGGACCCGATCACGATCATCCTCGAGCGCTACCTCGTGATCGGGCTGCTCGTGACGCTCGGGGTGCTGCTGCTCATCATCGCCCTGTTCTGGCTGTCGTGGCGTATGCACACCTTCCGCGTCACCGACGAGCTCGTCGAGGTGCGCTCGGGGGTCGTGTTCCGCTCGCACCGGCAGGCGCGGCTCGACCGCATCCAGGGCATCAACATCGCGCGCCCGCTGTTCGCGCGCATCTTCGGCGCGGCCCGGCTCGAGATCAGCGCGGCGGGGGCCGACGCCAACATGCAGCTCGCCTACCTCGGCGGCGCGAACGCCGACGGGCTGCGGGTCGAGATCCTGCAGCGCGCCTCCGGCATCCAGGAGGCCAAGCGCGCCGCGGCGGCGGGGGATGCGGCGGGCGAGGCGGTCGGCGAGGCCGGCGCACCCGCGCTCGCCGAGGTGGCCCGGGCGCGCATCGCCGAGTTCACCGCGCCCGAGCTCGACCCCTCGATCGCCCCGCCCGAGTCGGTCGTGAAGATGAGCGCCGGGCGGCTCGTCGGCTCGACGATGCTGAGCGCCATGACGTTCATCATGCTCGCGATCGCCGTGGCCTTCATCGTCGTGATCCCGCGCACCGACGCGGGCCCGTACCTGATCTTCGCGCTCCTCCCGATCGTGTTCGGCTACGGCTCGTTCCTCGTGAACCGCGTCGTCAAGTCGTTGCGCTACTCGATCGCCGCGACCCCGCACGGGGTGCGCGTCGGCTTCGGGCTGCTCTCCACGAGCAACGAGACCCTGCCGCCGGGCCGCATCCACGCCGTGCAGATCACGCAGGAGCTGCTCTGGCGCCCCTTCGACTGGTGGACCGTGCGCATCAACCTCGCCTCGCACTCGAGCGCGAGCGGTGCTGCCGGCCAGCAGAGCACCACGATCCTGCCGATCGGCTCGCGCGCCGACGTGCTGCGCGTGCTCGAGCTCGTGCTGCCGGAGCTCGTCGGCGACGGCACCCGCGAGCTCATCGAGGGCGGCCTCGCGAAGGCGCGACCGGACGACGGCTTCACGACCTCGCCCCGCCGCGGCGCCCTGCTGCGCTGGTTCTCGTGGCGGCGCAACGGCTTCCTGCTGCATCCGGATGCCGTGATCCTGCGCCGCGGAGCGATCTGGCGCTCGCTCACCGTCGTGCCGACCGCGCGCACCCAGAGCGTCGCGGCGCACCAGGGGCCGCTCGAGCGCGCCCTGCGGCTGGCCAAGGTGCGCGTGCACACGGTGACGGGGCCGGTCGGCGCCTCGATCGGGGCGCTCGACGTCGCCGACGCGGCGGAACTGTTCCGCGAGGTGTCGGCGGCGGGCGTCGTGGCGATCCGCGCCGACCGCAGCCACCGCTGGGGCACCGCGTGA
- a CDS encoding PH domain-containing protein has translation MTDDAPAPSGRLDPVPGDWRRVSPKYLVVDLVGTFVTGVLFTAASSLPAWLLGWGAWWWAAPIAVGVFGIVMLALTPRRVRAIGYRLREDDLLFRTGIMFQRFVAVPFGRMQLVDINRGPLARAVGLAELKLVTAAAASGVTIPGLPFAEAEELRDHLVAVAETRRAGL, from the coding sequence GTGACCGACGACGCCCCCGCCCCATCCGGACGACTCGACCCCGTGCCGGGCGACTGGCGGCGGGTGTCGCCCAAGTACCTCGTCGTGGACCTCGTGGGCACCTTCGTCACGGGCGTGCTGTTCACGGCCGCCTCGAGCCTGCCGGCCTGGCTGCTCGGCTGGGGCGCGTGGTGGTGGGCCGCGCCCATCGCGGTCGGCGTCTTCGGCATCGTCATGCTCGCCCTCACCCCGCGCCGGGTGCGCGCGATCGGCTACCGGCTGCGCGAGGACGACCTGCTGTTCCGCACGGGCATCATGTTCCAGCGCTTCGTCGCCGTGCCGTTCGGGCGGATGCAGCTCGTCGACATCAACCGCGGACCGCTCGCCCGGGCGGTCGGACTCGCCGAGCTCAAGCTCGTGACGGCGGCCGCGGCATCCGGGGTCACCATCCCGGGTCTGCCGTTCGCCGAGGCCGAGGAGCTGCGCGACCACCTCGTGGCGGTCGCCGAGACGCGTCGGGCGGGGCTGTGA
- a CDS encoding LacI family DNA-binding transcriptional regulator yields the protein MSLQTVSRVANGEPNVNDATRDRVLTVMRELGYRPNLAARAMRRGSYKTIGIVYQGLHAVGTRRTVEAVSEYAALNGYATTLMPIAAATGLATSGAFTRLEEMAVDVIVSILTSQLEFDTPMQVPPGMHAILIGPQSNPDVSAMDSDQIGGSEAAVSHLLEAGHHTVHHIAGAPGSFFAARRQETWERMLRERGRPVPEPLQGDWSAHSGYLAMRRLIETTPREELPTAIFSANDQMALGAYRALGEEGLRIPEDVSVVGFDDIEEAVDFSPPLTTIAQDWDLLGREVLRVASESLDGAPPQRVLLPTRLVVRESVAAPRPR from the coding sequence ATGTCCCTGCAGACGGTGTCGCGCGTGGCCAACGGCGAACCCAACGTCAACGATGCGACGCGGGATCGCGTGCTGACCGTCATGCGGGAGCTCGGCTACCGGCCGAACCTCGCCGCCCGGGCGATGCGCCGCGGCAGCTACAAGACGATCGGCATCGTCTACCAGGGCCTGCACGCGGTGGGCACCCGGCGCACCGTCGAGGCGGTGTCCGAGTACGCGGCCCTGAACGGCTACGCGACGACCCTCATGCCGATCGCCGCCGCGACCGGCCTCGCCACGAGCGGCGCGTTCACGCGCCTCGAGGAGATGGCGGTCGATGTGATCGTGTCGATCCTCACCTCGCAGCTCGAGTTCGACACCCCGATGCAGGTGCCGCCCGGCATGCACGCGATCCTCATCGGCCCGCAGTCGAACCCCGACGTCTCGGCGATGGACTCCGACCAGATCGGCGGCAGCGAGGCCGCCGTCTCCCACCTGCTCGAGGCGGGCCACCACACGGTGCACCACATCGCGGGTGCTCCCGGCTCGTTCTTCGCCGCCCGCCGCCAGGAGACCTGGGAGCGGATGCTGCGCGAGCGCGGGCGCCCCGTGCCCGAGCCCCTGCAGGGCGACTGGTCGGCCCACTCCGGCTACCTCGCGATGCGCCGGCTCATCGAGACGACGCCGCGCGAGGAGCTGCCCACCGCGATCTTCTCGGCGAACGACCAGATGGCGCTCGGCGCCTACCGCGCCCTCGGCGAGGAGGGCCTGCGCATCCCCGAGGACGTCTCGGTGGTCGGCTTCGACGACATCGAGGAGGCGGTCGACTTCAGTCCGCCGCTCACCACGATCGCGCAGGACTGGGACCTGCTCGGCCGCGAGGTGCTGCGGGTGGCGAGCGAATCGCTCGACGGCGCCCCGCCGCAGCGCGTGCTGCTGCCGACGCGGCTCGTGGTGCGCGAGTCGGTCGCGGCCCCGCGCCCGCGCTGA